From a single Pseudomonas sp. A34-9 genomic region:
- a CDS encoding universal stress protein yields the protein MPYHHILVAVDLTEECDPVIHRARELSVSNGAKLSLVHIVEPMAMAFGGDVPMDLSQLQQQQFDQAKERLERLKLKYSELEGANCHLTYGQPRQEIHHFAKEQTCDLIVVGSHGRHGLALLLGSTANDVLHGAPCDVLAVHLVKR from the coding sequence ATGCCCTACCACCACATCCTGGTCGCCGTAGATCTGACGGAAGAGTGCGACCCTGTGATTCACCGCGCCCGAGAGCTATCGGTGAGCAATGGCGCCAAGCTGTCGCTGGTGCATATTGTCGAGCCGATGGCCATGGCATTCGGCGGCGACGTGCCGATGGATCTGTCACAACTGCAACAACAGCAGTTCGATCAGGCCAAGGAACGCCTTGAGCGTCTGAAACTCAAGTACTCCGAACTCGAAGGCGCCAACTGCCATTTGACCTACGGCCAGCCGCGTCAGGAAATCCATCATTTCGCCAAGGAACAAACGTGCGATCTGATCGTGGTCGGCAGCCACGGGCGTCATGGCCTGGCATTGTTGCTCGGATCGACCGCGAACGACGTACTGCACGGTGCGCCTTGTGATGTATTAGCGGTACACCTGGTCAAACGCTGA
- a CDS encoding ATP-binding cassette domain-containing protein produces the protein MTLLKFSDVSLAFGAMPLLDKVSWQIARGERVCIIGRNGTGKSSMMKLVKGDQKPDDGSVWRAPGLKIGELPQELPVADDRTVFDVVAEGLDGVGALLAEYHHLAQNCVTEEDLNKLMHVQQDLEARDGWRLQTLVESTLSRLQLPADKTLAQLSGGWRRRVLLAQALVSEPDLLLLDEPTNHLDIGAIAWLEEALKDFQGAVLFITHDRSFLQNLATRILELDRGGLIDWNGDYASFLVHKEAALAAEETANALFDKKLAQEEVWIRQGIKARRTRNEGRVRALKALRVERSERRERTGKANIQLDTADKSGKQVMVLENVSFAHPGGPFLIKDFSMVLTRGDRIGLLGANGTGKTTLLKLMLSGLQPTSGKVEEGTRIDVAYFDQLRHQLDLEKTVIDNVAEGRDFIDIDGQSRHVLSYLGDFLFSPQRARTPVKALSGGERARLLLAKLFSKPANLLVLDEPTNDLDVETLELLEEVLLTFNGTVLMVSHDRAFLDNVVTSTLVFEGEGKVREYVGGYQDWIRQGGSPRLLGVTESKSGKADLNSAVVTAEPAVVATPAAAPAAKKKLSYKLQRELEALPGDIDAKEQQIAAVEAEMAEAGFYQRPAAETAKVIASLEQLQAELDALVERWAELDA, from the coding sequence ATGACCCTGCTCAAATTCAGCGATGTGTCCCTTGCGTTCGGCGCTATGCCGTTGTTGGACAAGGTGTCCTGGCAGATCGCCCGTGGTGAGCGGGTGTGCATCATCGGCCGCAACGGCACTGGCAAGTCCAGCATGATGAAACTGGTCAAGGGCGACCAGAAGCCCGATGACGGCTCGGTGTGGCGTGCCCCCGGTCTGAAAATCGGCGAATTGCCGCAAGAACTGCCGGTGGCCGACGATCGGACGGTGTTCGACGTGGTCGCTGAAGGCCTTGATGGCGTGGGCGCGTTGCTCGCCGAGTACCATCACCTCGCGCAGAACTGCGTCACTGAAGAAGACCTGAACAAGCTGATGCATGTTCAGCAAGACCTCGAAGCCCGGGATGGCTGGCGTTTGCAGACTTTGGTCGAAAGCACCTTGAGCCGTCTGCAACTGCCGGCTGACAAGACTCTCGCCCAGTTGTCCGGCGGCTGGCGTCGTCGCGTGCTGCTGGCGCAGGCGCTGGTGTCCGAGCCGGATCTGCTGCTGCTCGACGAGCCAACCAACCACCTGGACATCGGTGCAATTGCCTGGCTCGAAGAAGCACTGAAAGATTTCCAGGGCGCCGTGCTGTTCATCACGCACGACCGGTCCTTCCTGCAAAACCTTGCGACGCGCATTCTCGAACTGGATCGCGGTGGCCTGATCGACTGGAACGGCGACTACGCCAGCTTCCTCGTGCACAAAGAAGCCGCGCTGGCCGCTGAAGAAACCGCCAACGCGCTGTTCGACAAGAAACTGGCCCAGGAAGAAGTCTGGATCCGCCAGGGCATCAAGGCGCGCCGCACCCGTAACGAAGGCCGCGTCCGCGCCCTGAAAGCCTTGCGCGTCGAGCGTAGCGAACGTCGTGAGCGCACTGGCAAGGCCAACATTCAGTTGGACACTGCCGACAAGTCCGGCAAGCAGGTGATGGTGCTCGAGAACGTGAGTTTCGCGCACCCGGGCGGCCCGTTCCTGATCAAGGATTTCTCGATGGTGCTGACGCGCGGCGACCGTATCGGTCTGCTCGGCGCCAATGGTACCGGCAAGACCACCCTGCTGAAACTGATGCTCAGCGGTCTGCAACCGACCAGTGGCAAAGTGGAGGAGGGTACGCGAATCGACGTGGCGTACTTCGACCAGCTGCGCCATCAGCTGGATCTGGAAAAAACCGTGATCGACAACGTCGCCGAAGGTCGCGACTTCATCGATATCGACGGCCAGAGCCGTCACGTGCTGAGCTACCTTGGCGACTTCCTGTTCAGCCCGCAGCGTGCCCGCACGCCGGTCAAGGCGTTGTCGGGTGGTGAGCGTGCGCGTCTGTTGCTGGCCAAGTTGTTCAGCAAGCCGGCGAACCTGCTGGTCCTCGACGAACCGACCAACGACCTCGACGTGGAAACCCTTGAGCTGCTCGAAGAAGTGCTTTTGACTTTCAACGGCACCGTGCTGATGGTCAGCCACGACCGGGCATTCCTCGACAACGTGGTCACCAGCACTCTGGTTTTCGAAGGCGAAGGCAAGGTGCGTGAATACGTCGGTGGCTATCAGGACTGGATCCGTCAGGGTGGTTCGCCGCGCCTGCTGGGCGTGACTGAAAGCAAGTCGGGCAAGGCTGACTTGAATTCGGCGGTGGTGACCGCTGAGCCTGCTGTGGTCGCAACGCCTGCCGCCGCCCCGGCTGCCAAGAAGAAGCTGAGCTACAAGCTGCAGCGCGAGCTGGAAGCGTTGCCGGGCGATATCGATGCCAAAGAGCAGCAGATCGCTGCGGTAGAGGCCGAAATGGCTGAAGCCGGTTTCTATCAGCGTCCGGCGGCTGAAACGGCCAAGGTGATTGCTTCGCTGGAGCAGTTGCAGGCTGAGCTGGATGCGTTGGTGGAGCGTTGGGCCGAGCTGGATGCCTGA
- a CDS encoding transglycosylase SLT domain-containing protein produces MRSRLFSVLSCLLLTAAAAQSAQAVDLSTQRQYYDEAKRALAKGDTGPYFRYSQALADYPLEPYLAYDELTARLKTASNAEIEKFLAEHGDLPQANWMKLRWLRWLADRGDWATFVKYYDPKLNFTELDCLNAQYQISSNHKAEGYANADKLWLTGKSQPAACDALFGIWAADGQLTEQKRWERTKLAAQARNYPLANSLVNGLTTLAPRGRLLVDVAQKPELLNQPSRFTPADEPMSDVVSLGLRRLARQDPDKAMALLDGYASSMHFSRDEKVAIAREIGLTLARRFDSRALDVMTKYDPELRDNTVSEWRLRLLLRLARWDDAYQLTRRLPQDLATTNRWRYWQARSLELAQPQNPEAQTLYKGLARERDFYGFLAADRSQSPYSLVNKPLVLSQATINKVRNTPGVRRALEFHARGQIVDGRREWYHVSRHFNRDEMVAQAKLAYDLKWYFPAIRTISQAQYWDDLDIRFPMAHRETLVREAKVRGLHSSWVFAITRQESAFMDDARSGVGASGLMQLMPGTAKETARKFSIPLASPQQVLDPDKNIQLGAAYLSQVHSQFNGNRVLASAAYNAGPGRVRQWLRGADHLSFDVWVESIPFDETRQYVQNVLSYSVIYGQKLNSPQPLVDWHERYFDDQ; encoded by the coding sequence ATGCGCAGTCGCCTTTTCAGTGTTTTGTCCTGTTTGCTACTTACCGCCGCTGCCGCTCAATCCGCTCAGGCGGTGGACCTGTCCACCCAACGCCAGTACTACGATGAAGCCAAGCGCGCGCTGGCCAAGGGTGATACCGGCCCATACTTTCGCTACAGCCAGGCGTTGGCCGATTACCCGCTAGAACCGTACCTGGCCTACGACGAACTGACCGCGCGCCTGAAAACCGCGAGCAATGCGGAAATCGAAAAATTCCTCGCCGAACACGGCGATCTGCCCCAGGCCAACTGGATGAAACTGCGCTGGTTGCGCTGGCTCGCCGACCGTGGCGACTGGGCGACCTTCGTCAAGTACTACGACCCGAAACTCAACTTCACTGAACTGGACTGCCTGAATGCGCAGTACCAGATCAGCAGCAACCATAAGGCCGAGGGTTACGCCAACGCCGACAAGCTTTGGCTGACCGGTAAATCGCAACCTGCGGCCTGTGACGCGCTGTTCGGCATCTGGGCCGCTGACGGCCAGCTCACCGAACAAAAACGCTGGGAGCGCACCAAACTCGCCGCTCAGGCCCGCAACTATCCGCTGGCCAACAGCCTGGTCAACGGTTTGACCACCCTCGCACCGCGCGGTCGTTTGCTGGTCGATGTCGCGCAAAAGCCCGAGCTGCTCAACCAGCCTTCGCGCTTCACCCCGGCCGACGAGCCAATGTCCGACGTGGTCAGTCTCGGCCTGCGCCGCCTCGCGCGCCAGGATCCAGACAAAGCCATGGCCCTGCTCGACGGTTACGCCAGCAGCATGCATTTCTCCCGCGATGAAAAAGTCGCGATCGCCCGGGAAATCGGCCTGACCCTCGCTCGGCGTTTCGACAGCCGCGCGCTGGACGTGATGACCAAGTACGACCCCGAATTGCGCGACAACACCGTTTCCGAATGGCGTTTGCGCCTGCTGTTGCGTCTGGCGCGCTGGGACGATGCCTATCAGTTGACCCGCCGCCTGCCGCAGGATCTGGCCACCACCAACCGCTGGCGCTACTGGCAGGCGCGCAGTCTGGAGCTGGCCCAGCCGCAAAATCCGGAAGCGCAAACGCTGTACAAAGGCCTGGCGCGGGAGCGTGATTTCTACGGTTTCCTTGCCGCCGACCGCTCGCAATCGCCGTATTCGCTAGTCAACAAACCGCTAGTGCTCAGCCAGGCGACCATCAACAAGGTGCGCAACACACCGGGCGTGCGTCGTGCATTGGAATTCCATGCTCGCGGGCAGATCGTCGACGGTCGCCGCGAGTGGTATCACGTCAGCCGCCATTTCAACCGTGACGAAATGGTCGCCCAGGCCAAACTGGCCTACGACCTGAAATGGTACTTCCCGGCCATCCGCACCATCAGCCAGGCGCAGTACTGGGACGATCTGGATATCCGCTTTCCGATGGCCCACCGCGAAACCCTCGTGCGTGAAGCCAAGGTGCGCGGCCTGCATTCGAGCTGGGTGTTCGCCATCACCCGTCAGGAAAGCGCCTTCATGGACGACGCCCGCTCCGGCGTCGGTGCCAGCGGCCTGATGCAACTGATGCCCGGCACCGCCAAGGAAACCGCGCGCAAATTCAGCATCCCGCTGGCCTCGCCGCAGCAAGTGCTGGATCCGGACAAGAACATCCAGCTCGGCGCCGCTTACCTGAGCCAGGTGCACAGCCAGTTCAACGGCAACCGCGTCCTCGCCTCCGCCGCCTACAACGCCGGCCCGGGTCGAGTGCGCCAATGGCTGCGCGGCGCCGATCACTTGAGTTTCGACGTGTGGGTGGAAAGCATTCCGTTCGATGAGACCCGTCAGTACGTGCAGAACGTGTTGTCTTACTCCGTGATCTACGGCCAGAAGCTCAACTCACCGCAGCCGCTGGTGGATTGGCACGAGCGCTACTTCGACGATCAGTGA
- a CDS encoding ABC transporter transmembrane domain-containing protein, whose amino-acid sequence MTPKLSSRHRRALRLTSRFLAPYRWQVIGALLALIVTAAVTLSMGQGIKLLVDLGFMTQSPHQLNQTIGIFMLMVLGLAVGTFARFYWVSWIGERCVADIRREVFNHLVYLHPGFYENNRSSEIQSRLTADTTLLQSVIGSSLSMFLRNLLMVIGGVILLFVTNAKLTSIVVIALPFVVAPILIFGRRVRNLSRLSQDRVADIGSYVSETLGQIKTVQAYNHQVQDERRFATTVEDAFDTARKRIFQRSWMITMVIVLVLGAVAVMLWVGGMDVIAGRITGGELAAFVFYSLIVGSAIGTLSEVIGELQRAAGAAERIAELLGSENIIQPPTAGLVTLPERVHGELQLQDVRFSYPSRPESYAVNGLNLTIRAGETLALVGPSGAGKSTVYDLLLRFYDPLEGQILIDGVPLTSLDPLDLRRHFALVSQSPALFFGSVEENIRYGNPGATLEQVKEAAKIAHAHDFIEKMPNGYQTHLGDGGLGLSGGQRQRLAIARALLVDAPILLLDEATSALDAQSEHLIQEALPSLMQNRTTLVIAHRLATVKNADRIAVMDQGKLVAIGTHQELIASNPLYARLAALQFNDGKSASTNPVTDPAIH is encoded by the coding sequence ATGACCCCGAAGCTTTCTTCAAGGCACCGGCGCGCCTTGCGTCTGACCAGTCGCTTTCTGGCCCCTTACCGCTGGCAAGTCATCGGTGCGCTGCTGGCGTTGATCGTCACCGCCGCCGTCACGTTGTCGATGGGGCAGGGGATCAAACTGTTGGTCGACCTGGGCTTCATGACGCAGTCGCCGCATCAACTCAATCAGACTATCGGCATCTTCATGTTGATGGTGCTGGGCCTGGCAGTCGGTACGTTCGCACGGTTTTACTGGGTGTCGTGGATCGGTGAGCGCTGCGTCGCCGACATTCGCCGTGAGGTCTTCAACCATCTGGTCTATCTGCACCCCGGCTTCTATGAGAACAACCGTAGTTCGGAGATCCAGTCGCGGCTGACTGCCGACACGACACTCCTGCAATCGGTGATCGGCTCGTCGCTTTCAATGTTCCTGCGCAACCTGCTGATGGTCATTGGTGGTGTCATTCTGTTGTTCGTGACCAACGCGAAACTCACCAGCATCGTGGTAATTGCCTTGCCGTTCGTGGTGGCACCGATTCTGATTTTCGGCCGGCGCGTGCGCAATCTGTCGCGATTGAGTCAGGACCGGGTCGCCGATATCGGCAGCTATGTGTCGGAAACCCTCGGCCAGATCAAAACCGTGCAGGCCTACAACCACCAGGTCCAGGATGAGCGACGTTTTGCGACGACGGTCGAGGACGCCTTCGACACGGCGCGCAAACGCATCTTTCAGCGCTCATGGATGATCACCATGGTGATCGTGCTGGTGCTCGGCGCGGTGGCGGTGATGTTATGGGTCGGCGGCATGGACGTGATCGCCGGACGTATCACTGGAGGCGAACTGGCGGCTTTTGTCTTTTACAGCCTGATTGTCGGCAGTGCGATCGGCACGCTGAGTGAGGTCATCGGCGAACTGCAACGTGCGGCAGGTGCCGCCGAGCGGATCGCTGAATTGCTGGGTTCGGAAAATATCATCCAGCCGCCAACCGCAGGGCTTGTGACCCTGCCGGAGCGCGTGCACGGCGAATTGCAATTGCAGGACGTGCGCTTTTCCTACCCTTCGCGCCCGGAAAGCTACGCCGTCAACGGTTTGAACCTGACCATCCGCGCAGGCGAAACACTGGCGTTGGTCGGGCCGTCCGGTGCAGGCAAGTCCACGGTGTATGACTTGCTGTTGCGCTTTTATGACCCACTGGAGGGGCAGATCCTGATTGATGGCGTGCCGTTGACCAGCCTCGACCCGCTTGACCTGCGCCGTCACTTCGCGTTGGTATCACAGTCGCCGGCGCTGTTTTTCGGCAGTGTTGAAGAAAATATTCGTTACGGCAATCCGGGAGCGACGCTGGAGCAAGTCAAGGAAGCGGCAAAAATTGCTCACGCCCACGACTTCATCGAGAAAATGCCCAACGGTTACCAGACCCATCTCGGCGATGGTGGCCTCGGCCTTTCCGGTGGGCAGCGTCAGCGTCTGGCGATCGCCCGGGCGTTATTGGTCGACGCACCTATCCTGTTGCTGGACGAGGCCACCAGCGCCCTCGACGCGCAGAGTGAGCATCTGATTCAGGAAGCTTTGCCAAGCCTGATGCAGAACCGCACCACGCTGGTGATCGCGCATCGACTGGCCACGGTGAAAAACGCTGACCGGATTGCGGTGATGGATCAAGGCAAACTTGTGGCCATTGGCACCCATCAGGAACTGATTGCCAGCAATCCGCTGTATGCGCGGCTGGCGGCGTTGCAGTTCAATGATGGCAAGAGCGCTTCAACGAATCCTGTCACCGATCCTGCCATTCACTAA
- a CDS encoding PA1571 family protein, translating into MSLQHSSEDKIEVIRTKPGQPLGCSIIDKDGREVPITEDMIQDACRELEKRLVKPAEQK; encoded by the coding sequence ATGTCCTTGCAACACAGCAGCGAAGACAAAATTGAAGTGATCCGCACCAAGCCCGGCCAACCTCTGGGTTGCTCGATTATCGATAAAGACGGGCGTGAAGTACCGATCACTGAAGACATGATCCAGGACGCGTGCCGCGAACTGGAGAAGCGATTGGTCAAGCCTGCCGAACAAAAGTGA
- the pdxB gene encoding 4-phosphoerythronate dehydrogenase PdxB has translation MLIVADENIPLLDAFFAGFGEIRRVPGRSIDRATVEQADVLLVRSVTNVNRALLEGSKVRFVGTCTIGTDHLDLDYFNEAGITWSSAPGCNARGVVDYVLGSLMTLAEIEGVDLTQRTYGIVGAGEVGGRLIKVLKGLGWNVKVCDPPRQAAEGGDYVSIEQIIEQCDVISLHTPLTRSGDGATWHLFDQQRLQQLKSGAWLINAARGPVVDNLALREVLLEREDLQAVLDVWEAEPEVDVALAELCVLATPHIAGYSLDGKQRGTAQIYQAYCTFLGQAASIQLSDLLPAPWLSEVTLHADSDPAWALAMLCRGVYDPRRDDADFRRSLVGNVGEQRAAFDVLRKQYPVRREIEGLKVRIEGASPELARIVAALGAVAV, from the coding sequence ATGCTGATAGTTGCCGACGAAAATATCCCGCTGCTCGATGCCTTTTTTGCCGGTTTCGGCGAGATCCGCCGGGTGCCGGGCCGGTCCATCGACCGCGCGACGGTCGAGCAGGCCGACGTATTACTTGTGCGCTCGGTGACCAACGTCAACCGTGCATTGCTTGAGGGCAGCAAGGTGCGCTTTGTCGGCACCTGCACCATCGGCACTGATCATCTGGATCTCGACTACTTCAATGAGGCCGGCATTACCTGGTCGAGTGCGCCCGGCTGCAACGCCCGAGGTGTGGTCGATTACGTGCTGGGCAGTCTGATGACGCTCGCCGAAATCGAGGGCGTCGATCTCACTCAGCGCACCTACGGTATTGTCGGTGCCGGTGAAGTTGGGGGGCGGCTGATCAAGGTCCTCAAGGGACTGGGCTGGAATGTCAAAGTCTGCGACCCGCCACGGCAGGCCGCCGAGGGCGGTGATTACGTCAGTATCGAGCAAATCATTGAGCAGTGCGACGTGATCAGTCTGCACACGCCGCTGACTCGAAGCGGCGACGGCGCGACCTGGCATCTGTTTGATCAGCAACGTTTGCAGCAACTCAAGTCCGGCGCATGGCTGATCAACGCGGCCCGTGGTCCGGTGGTGGATAACCTTGCCCTGCGCGAAGTGTTGCTGGAGCGTGAAGACCTGCAAGCCGTTCTCGATGTCTGGGAGGCCGAGCCCGAGGTTGATGTGGCGCTGGCTGAACTCTGCGTCTTGGCCACCCCGCACATTGCCGGTTACAGCCTTGATGGCAAACAGCGCGGAACGGCGCAGATCTATCAGGCTTACTGCACATTCCTCGGTCAAGCGGCGAGCATTCAGCTCAGTGATCTGTTGCCGGCTCCGTGGTTGTCGGAAGTCACCCTGCACGCTGACAGCGATCCGGCCTGGGCGCTGGCGATGTTGTGCCGTGGCGTGTACGACCCGCGCCGCGATGATGCGGATTTTCGCCGCAGCCTTGTAGGCAATGTCGGCGAGCAGCGTGCGGCGTTCGATGTGTTGCGCAAGCAGTATCCAGTGCGCCGTGAGATTGAAGGGCTGAAGGTGCGGATTGAAGGGGCGTCGCCAGAGTTGGCGAGGATCGTGGCGGCGCTGGGAGCGGTGGCTGTCTAG
- a CDS encoding MATE family efflux transporter: MNSVTDQPVAVSLTRPARIRLEFKNLLALALPIIIAQLATTAMGFVDAVMAGRVGPKDLAAVALGNSIWVPVFLLMTGTLLATTPKVAQRFGAGTHSEIGPLVRQALWLALVVGLIATAMLVAAEPVLHLMKVDPELIGPCMQYLHGIASGLPAVAFYHVLRCTSDGIGRTRPAMVLGLCGLALNIPLNYVFIYGHFGVPAMGGVGCGWATAIVMWVMALGLAGYERWAPAYRSSELFSRFDWPQWAVIKRLLAIGLPIGIAVFAESSIFAVIALLIGSLGATVVAGHQIALNVSSLVFMIPYSLGMAVTVRVGQALGREEPREARFAAGVGMGTALAYACLSASMMLLLREPIAAIYTADPTVIHIAAMLIVYSALFQFSDAIQVTAAGALRGYQDTRVTMILTLFAYWGIGLPVGYALGLTDWLGEPRGPSGLWQGLIVGLSCAALMLSIRLTRSARKRIRISRSVG; the protein is encoded by the coding sequence GTGAATTCTGTAACTGACCAACCTGTCGCCGTCTCCCTGACCCGCCCCGCGCGGATTCGTCTGGAGTTCAAGAACCTGCTGGCCCTCGCGCTGCCGATCATCATCGCGCAGTTGGCGACCACGGCCATGGGCTTCGTCGATGCAGTGATGGCTGGCCGCGTCGGGCCCAAGGATCTGGCCGCCGTGGCATTGGGCAACTCGATCTGGGTGCCGGTGTTTCTGCTGATGACCGGCACGCTGCTGGCAACCACGCCGAAAGTCGCCCAACGCTTCGGTGCCGGCACCCACAGCGAGATCGGCCCGCTCGTGCGCCAGGCGTTGTGGCTGGCGCTGGTGGTCGGACTGATCGCAACGGCGATGCTGGTCGCCGCCGAGCCGGTGCTGCATCTGATGAAGGTCGATCCCGAGCTGATCGGCCCGTGCATGCAGTACCTGCACGGTATCGCCAGTGGTCTGCCGGCGGTGGCGTTCTATCACGTGTTGCGCTGCACCAGTGACGGCATTGGCCGTACGCGTCCGGCAATGGTGCTGGGCCTGTGCGGTCTGGCGCTGAACATTCCGCTGAACTACGTCTTCATTTATGGCCACTTCGGCGTGCCGGCGATGGGCGGCGTTGGCTGCGGCTGGGCCACGGCGATTGTGATGTGGGTGATGGCGCTGGGGCTGGCCGGTTATGAGCGCTGGGCGCCGGCCTATCGTTCGAGCGAACTGTTCAGCCGTTTCGACTGGCCGCAATGGGCGGTGATCAAGCGCTTGCTGGCGATTGGTCTGCCGATCGGCATCGCCGTGTTTGCCGAGTCGAGCATTTTTGCCGTGATCGCGCTGTTGATCGGCAGCCTCGGCGCCACGGTGGTGGCCGGGCACCAGATTGCGCTGAACGTCAGTTCGCTGGTGTTCATGATTCCCTACTCGTTGGGCATGGCGGTGACCGTGCGCGTCGGTCAGGCGTTGGGTCGCGAAGAACCTCGCGAGGCGCGTTTTGCCGCTGGCGTCGGCATGGGTACCGCGCTGGCTTACGCCTGCCTGTCGGCGAGCATGATGCTGTTGCTGCGCGAGCCGATCGCGGCGATCTACACCGCTGACCCGACAGTGATTCACATCGCGGCGATGCTGATTGTGTATTCGGCGCTGTTCCAGTTTTCCGACGCCATCCAGGTGACCGCTGCCGGCGCGCTGCGTGGCTATCAGGACACTCGGGTGACGATGATCCTGACGCTGTTCGCTTATTGGGGCATTGGTTTGCCGGTGGGCTATGCCCTCGGCCTGACCGACTGGCTCGGTGAGCCACGCGGCCCTAGCGGCTTGTGGCAGGGTTTGATCGTTGGCCTGAGCTGTGCGGCGTTGATGCTGTCGATCCGCCTGACGCGCAGTGCACGCAAGCGTATTCGGATCAGTCGTAGCGTAGGCTAA
- the tusA gene encoding sulfurtransferase TusA produces the protein MSEMIDTPVDGTLDATGLNCPEPVMMLHQHIRDLVPGGLLKVIATDPSTRRDIPKFCVFLDHELVSQHEEAGTYLYWIRKKHA, from the coding sequence ATGAGTGAAATGATCGATACCCCGGTCGACGGCACCCTCGACGCCACCGGCCTCAATTGCCCGGAGCCGGTGATGATGCTGCACCAGCACATCCGTGACCTGGTGCCTGGCGGCCTGCTCAAGGTGATCGCCACCGACCCCTCGACCCGTCGCGACATTCCCAAGTTCTGCGTGTTTCTCGACCATGAACTGGTGAGCCAGCACGAAGAGGCCGGTACTTACCTGTACTGGATCCGCAAGAAACACGCGTAA
- the rlmM gene encoding 23S rRNA (cytidine(2498)-2'-O)-methyltransferase RlmM codes for MNTLFMHCRPGFEGEVCSEISDLAAQLNVAGYAKAKAATACAEFVCTEEDGAERLMRGQRFAELIFPRQWARGVFIDLPETDRISVILAHMAEFPVCGSLWLEVVDTNDGKELSNFCKKFEGPLRKALTGAGKLVDDANKPRLLLTFKSGREVFLGMADAGNSAMWPMGIPRLKFPREAPSRSTLKLEEAWHHFIPRDQWDDRLHSDMTGVDLGAAPGGWTWQLVNRGMLVTAIDNGPMAESLMDTGLVQHLMADGFTFKPKQPVDWMVCDIVEKPARNAAMLEEWIGEGHCREAVVNLKLPMKQRYAEVKRLLERIADGFKARGIKVDIGCKQLYHDREEVTCHLRRHDTKKPKSR; via the coding sequence ATGAACACCCTATTCATGCATTGCCGGCCAGGCTTCGAAGGCGAAGTCTGTTCGGAGATTTCCGACCTCGCCGCGCAACTCAATGTAGCTGGCTACGCCAAGGCCAAAGCGGCCACGGCGTGCGCCGAGTTTGTCTGCACCGAAGAAGACGGCGCCGAGCGCCTGATGCGCGGTCAGCGTTTCGCCGAATTGATCTTCCCGCGCCAATGGGCGCGCGGGGTGTTCATCGATCTGCCGGAAACCGACCGTATCAGCGTGATCCTCGCGCACATGGCAGAGTTCCCGGTGTGCGGCAGCCTGTGGCTGGAAGTCGTCGACACCAACGACGGCAAGGAACTGTCGAACTTCTGCAAGAAGTTCGAAGGCCCGCTGCGCAAGGCATTGACCGGCGCCGGGAAACTGGTGGATGACGCGAATAAACCGCGTCTGCTTCTGACCTTCAAGAGCGGTCGTGAAGTGTTTCTCGGCATGGCCGATGCCGGTAATTCGGCGATGTGGCCAATGGGCATTCCGCGCCTGAAATTCCCGCGTGAGGCGCCAAGCCGTTCGACGCTGAAGCTGGAAGAGGCCTGGCATCACTTCATCCCGCGTGATCAGTGGGACGATCGTCTGCACAGCGACATGACCGGTGTCGACCTCGGCGCCGCGCCGGGCGGCTGGACCTGGCAACTGGTCAATCGCGGTATGCTGGTGACCGCCATCGACAACGGCCCGATGGCCGAAAGCCTGATGGACACGGGGCTGGTGCAGCATTTGATGGCCGACGGTTTTACCTTCAAGCCCAAGCAACCGGTGGACTGGATGGTCTGCGACATTGTCGAGAAACCGGCGCGAAATGCCGCGATGCTGGAAGAGTGGATCGGCGAGGGGCATTGCCGCGAGGCGGTGGTCAACCTGAAGTTGCCGATGAAGCAGCGTTACGCCGAAGTGAAGCGCTTGCTCGAACGCATTGCCGATGGTTTCAAGGCTCGCGGGATCAAGGTCGATATTGGCTGCAAACAGCTCTATCACGACCGCGAGGAAGTGACCTGCCACTTGCGTCGGCATGACACCAAGAAGCCCAAATCCCGCTAA